DNA sequence from the Oncorhynchus nerka isolate Pitt River linkage group LG9b, Oner_Uvic_2.0, whole genome shotgun sequence genome:
tttatcctatcctaggtattccttaaagaggtggggtttcaggtgtctccggaaggtggtgattgactccgctgtcctggcgtcgtgagggagtttgttccaccattggggggccagagcagcgaacagttttgactgggctgagcgggaactgtacttcctcagtggtagggaggcgagcaggccagaggtggatgaacgcagtgcccttgtttgggtgtagggcctgatcagagcctggaggtactgaggtgccgttcccctcacagctccgtaggcaagcaccatggtcttgtagcggatgcgagcttcaactggaagccagtggagagagcggaggagcgggatgacgtgagagaacttgggaaggttgaacaccagacgggctgcggcgttctggatgagttgtaggggtttaatggcacaggcagggagcccagccaacagcgagttgcagtaatccagacgggagatgacaagtgcctggattaggacctgcgccgcttcctgtgtgaggcagggtcgtactctgcggatgttgtagagcatgaacctacaggaacgggccaccgccttgatgttagttgagaacgacagggtgttgtccaggatcacgccaaggttcttagcgctctgggaggaggacacaatggagttgtcaaccgtgatggcgagatcatggaacgggcagtccttccccgggaggaagagcagctccgtcttgccgaggttcagcttgaggtggtgatccgtcatccacactgatatgtctgccagacatgcagagatgcgattcgccacctggtcatcagaagggggaaaggagaagattaattgtgtgtcgtctgcatagcaatgataggagagaccatgtgaggttatgacagagccaagtgacttggtgtatagcgagaataggagagggcctagaacagagccctggggacaccagtggtgagagcacgtggtgtggagacagattctcgccacgccacctggtaggagcgacctgtcaggtaggacgcaatcaagcgtgggccgcgccggagatgcccaactcggagagggtggagagaggatctgatggttcacagtatcgaaggcagccgataggtctagaaggatgagagcagaggagagagagttagctttagcagtgcggagcgcctccgtgatacagagaagagcagtctcagttgaatgactagtcttgaaacctgactgatttggatcaagaaggtcattctgagagagatagcgggagagctggccaaggacggcacgttcaagagttttggagagaaaagaaagaagggatactggtctgtagttgttgacatcggagggatcgagtgtaggttttttcagaaggggtgcaactctcgctctcttgaagacggaagggacgtagccagcggtcagggatgagttgatgagcgaggtgaggtaagggagaaggtctccggaaatggtctggagaagagaggaggggatagggtcaagcgggcaggttgttgggcggccggccgtcacaagacgcgagatttcatctggagagagagggagaaagaggtcagagcacagggtagggcagtgtgagcagaaccagcggtgtcgtttgacttagcaaacgaggatcggatgtcgtcgaccttcttttcaaaatggttgacgaagtcatctgcagggagggaggagggggggggagggggaggaggattcaggagggaggagaaggttgcaaagagcttcctagggctagaggcagatgcttggaatttagagtggtagaaagtggctttagcagcagagagagaagaggaaaatgtagagaggagggagtgaaaggatgtcaggtccgcagggaggcgagttttcctccatttccgctcggctgcccggagccctgttctgtgagctcgcaatgagtcgtcgagccacggagcgggaggggaggaccgagccggcctggaggataggggacatagagagtcaaaggatgcagaaagggaggagaggagggttgaggaggcagaatcaggagataggttggagaaggtttgagcagagggaagagatgataggatggaagaggagagagtagcgggggagagagagcgaaggttgggacggcgcgataccatccgagtaggggcagtgtgggaagtgttggatgagagcgagagggaaaaggatacaaggtagtggtcggagacttggaggggagttgcaatgaggttagtggaagaacagcatctagtaaagatgaggtcaagcgtatttcctgccttgtgagtagggggggaaggtgagagggtgaggtcaaaagaggagaggagtggaaagaaggaggcagagaggaatgagtcaaaggtagacgtggggaggttaaagtcgcccagaactgtgagaggtgagccgtcctcaggaaaggagcttatcaaggcatcaagctcattgatgaactctccgagggaacctggagggcgataaatgataaggatgttaagcttgaaagggctggtaactgtgacagcatggaattcaaaggaggcgatagacagatgggtaaggggagaaagagagaatgaccacttgggagagatgaggatcccggtgccaccaccccgctgaccagaagctctcggggtgtgcgagaacacgtgggcagacgaagagagagcagtaggagtagcagtgttgtctgtggtgatccatgtttccgtcagtgccaagaagtcgagggactggagggaggcataggctgagatgaactctgccgtgttggccgcagatcggcagttccagaggctaccggagacctggaactccacgtgggtcgtgcgcgctgggaccaccagattagggtggccgcggccacgcggtgtggagcgtttgtatggtctgtgcagagaggagagaacagggatagacagacacatagttgacaggctacacaagaggctacgctaatgcaaaggagattggaatgacaagtggactacacgtctcgagtgttcagaaagttaagcttacgtagcaagaatcttattgactaaaatgattaaaatgatacagtactgctgaagtaggctagctggcagaggctgcgttgttgactatgtaggctagctggcattggctgcgttgttgacactacactaatcaagtcgttccgttgagtgtaatagtttctactgtgctgctattcggggctagctggctagctagcagtgttgattacgttacgttaaaagagcgacaatagctggctagctaacctaggaaatcgctctagactacacaattatctttgatacaaagacggctatgtagctagctatgtagctagctacgatcaaacaaatcaagccgttgtactgtaatgaaatgaaataaaaaatgtgatactacctgtggagcgaagcgaaatgcgaccggattgttgagtgcagaagttctgttcggtagacgttggctagctgttggctagctagcagagtctcctacgttaaggacgacaaatagctggctagctaacctcggtaaattaagataatcactctaaaactacacactctaaactacacaattatcttggatacgaagacagcaaagacaactatgtagctagctaacactacactaatcaagtcgttcagttgagtgtaatagttgtgctgctaatcggtagacggtggactagctaacggtggacgttagctagctggctagctgcagggcagtgtagactgcgttaggacgacgaaatacgataattacgcaattatctatgatacaaagacggctatgtagctagctaagaagaaattgctaagattagacaaatcaaaccgttgtactataatgaaatgtaatactacctgcggaccgagtgcagatgcgaccgctcgctccaacccggaagtggagaccactattattctgacatttcacattcttaaaataaaatggtgatcctaactgacctaagacagggaatttttactatgattaaatgtcaggaattgtgaaaaactgagtttaaatgtatttggctatggtgtatgtaaacttctgacttcatctGTAGTGTATTACATTTAGTCAaatgtttagtatttggtcccatattcctagcacgcaatgattaaatcaagcttgtgactctacaaacttgttggatgcatttgcagtttgttttggttgtgtttcggattatgttgtgcccaatagaaattcatagtaaatcatgtattgtgtgtcattttggagtcacattgtaaatgagaaatgttttattttaaaaataggttattgaaatcaaataaaaatgagGAACCCTTAACAGTCAAACATGAAAAACATTTCACAAATGAATTCGGAGGAAAATCTAGTCAAAATGTCTCAAAATACCTTATGTACCAACTTTTCCCATAGAAAATGTTATCCAAAAAATTATCCAATTATTAACTTTGTTCCATCTGGTCTGAGACGACATTAAACTTGTGTGTGGATCCCCAGGGTATGCGGGTACCATGTATTGAGACTTTGGAggctgcttatggtagagaaatttatattaaattatctggaaacagctctggtagacatttctgcagtcagcatgccaattgcacgctccctcaaaatttgaagcattgtgttgtatgacaaaactgcatatttcagagtggcctttttttgtccccagcacaaagagcacctctgtaatgatcatgctgtttaatcagcttcttgatatgctacctaaccctaacaggtggatggattatcttaacgttttgataaccatgtaaatctctcggACAAGGTAACTTTAATCAATATATTCGACTCTATTTACTCAGattcgaaaatgctaattagcgtCAACGTAGGCAttatgcaaaactacaaatccctgcaagctcctgcatgtCATCTCTAACTCAcgcctttgctaacaggtattgtgtcaatttaaaacttgcacaagacagttcacagaactGTCAATTGAAAAACATTTTGCGAGtttattcattactacatttagctaacagatagttaatccagagattctttcCTTTGCCTCGACAGTCTCGTctagatcatcatggcatttgtagttcttatgatagccacattagcagctaattagcattacATTTGGGGGGGGTAAATACTTAATTGAgatatttacatggttatcaaaatgtcatgtcagggtaagcctacatgaaacggagcccttatttgaagtgtttctaaaatccccaatGGGAACAATTTATGGTGGAATAACAATAGAAACCATGTTAGTTTGAcctctaggttttatgggtattatgactcatactgtggtactctattcgTTATTAGGCAAACTAAGACGTCTCCCCCTTCTTGATAGCCCCCCTTTTGGACGAGGAAGCACAAGTGTATCCTAGCACAGAAGAGTTTTAACATTTCTTCCACACACCCTTTGAATCAGCTGTTGTATTGTCGTTGGAGGAAAAGCATGCACACATTTAAAAACAATATGCTACTTAACCTTTTATGTATAAAATGTATTGCAAAACTTACATTTTTTTCATCGCtttacacatttattttgggatccacCCCGGTAAACGTCCTTTGCCTGATGGATAAGGACCATCTCATTCCATAAAAGCACATTTTCGTCcacatcactctcctctccccctctcctccattatTTTGACCTTTTTTCCAAAGGAGGCGAGAGAGGACTAGGATGAAAAGACGCAGGAGATGAGCAAATCTAATTGAAAAAAAGCACCTACACACACCCTTGTCCTTACTTTAAGCTCCCCCCCTTCTCTTTGTTTCTCCTGCTGTTAGTCTGGTGCCgtcttgtgatcattttgttCAACAATTGTAAAGCAATTTTGGGTCATTGAAAAGCTCTACATATAGGTCTCATGTATTAGTATTATTGATCTAAAAGACGGATTCACTCTCAAAATCAAGCCGTCAACAATCAAACAAGAAAAGCACAAATCAATTTGGAGGAAAAGCTTGTCAAAATACCTTCTGCACCACATTTCCATGTAGAAAGAGTTACAGAAAAACTGAAATTACGTTCCTATTTGTTCTGAGACTACATTAAACTTGTGTGTGGATCCCCAGGGTATGCAGGTATCACGTATTGAGACACTGGACTCTCTCCTATGTGAGTTCTCTGATGTGATGTCATTTTGGAGCGCCGGGTGAAGCACTTCCCACACTGTGTGCACTTGTAGGGCTTCTCCCCGCTGTGGACCATAGCATGTCTGATCAGGTTGCACTGCTGGGTAAAACTCCTGCCACACTGATCGCAGGTGTACGGTTTCTCTCCGGTGTGACTCCGGAGGTGTACTTTGAGTTGGCAGAGACGCTGGAAGCTCTTCCCACAAAAGGTGCAGCTGAAACGCCTCTCGGTGGTGCCGCCCGACCTCCACTGAGTCCTCATTCTCTTCACCATGTTAAAACTACTGCGACTCAGGCTGTATTCTGAGAAGGTGGAGGTGGTGGCCATGTTTGACCCTGTCATGCACTCACTCAATCTCACTGTTGCTTCTGAAGCCCTGTATTGATGCTGCCTTGACTGTAGAGCTAAACTATTACCTACATTATTTGAGTTCAGCGTCTCGCTACTCTGTCCCTCTGGCATCTGTTGTCTATTCTCATCAGCCGATGTCCTGACATGTCTTTTAATGTGTTTTGCTGCACTGAACATATtagcatgtggtttccatatagAAGAGTGAAGCGGTGGCCCCACTTCATTGGTCATCGTAGGAATGGATGGCAGCCCACTATGAGATGGGAAAATTGAGATATTCTGAGAGTACTCTTCTGTGGAATGAAAGGAGAAATCTGGGTGGCCATCAGGGTCAGTGTTTCTGCCTGGACCCACAGAGGTCCACAGCTGCCGATCATTGTCATCCATGACAAACTGGTCAGGTCCTGCCAGGGTTGTGGTCTGATccagctcctcctctttctcatctTTCACCATCACTAGGTTTAGTGAGTCCTCGTCTGGCCGGTGCTGCTCTGTGCTGAACACCTTTGTAGATGAGAGCCGGGGTGTTCCTGGTTCCTCTGGACGATCAGAATTGGGGTAATGCTCCACGGAGTCTCTGGGAGATATATTGGGTTGTGTGATGAAGTCCTCATCACAGTGCCGTTGCTCAAAGGATGGTGGTTTCCCAGGCTTGGAACCAGGCTCTACAGATTTGGGGATCAACATAAATTAAACATTATAAAAGACCCTTAACAATTGCAAAATACGACTGCTTTAGAACGGACTGTGTGCGTACTGGCACGCCATATGCCAGAACGTAAAACACCCGACACCAATGTAGCAATTTGGAACGTGCATACCACCACCCTCACACATtcttccatagacagacagagcagtACCCCTTATGGTCACACCCACCCTCTCCAGTGATCCTGAGCTCTTCCTGAGGGTCAGTCTTCCACAtgtcctctgctgtctcctcatcTTTGATCAGTATGGGTTCAGTCTCCACTCTCTGCTCCACATCTGTAGGCTATAACAGGGGGCTGAGGTTATTACTCTGGACACACAGCATATCTAACCCTTTTCATACTCATGAATCACATGAAAGCGGTAAATTCTCCTGATATTCCAATAACAGCATTGATCCAAAAGGTCAGGTCTCTATAACTCTAAAAGGTGATGTATCACACATGGAGATGAGAGTCCTCTTCAACTGCCATATTGTCTTCTCCCCACTGCGAGTTACTCCTCTGCTTGTTCAAAACAATCTTAACTGGATATGAAGATCTCTCTGATAACATGGGGTAAAAACCTGGAAAATAATTGTATTCAGTCAATTATTAGGATTATTCACACATTTGTGTTTTTATTCATTTGTTCAAGATGCAATCAAATTACCGTGAAGTACTACCTTTTCTCCTGACTCGTCCTCGTGTCTTCTTCAACTCGCTCTCCATCATTTGACACTTCTTTTTCAGTACATCAATATCTCGCTGGCTTTGGGTCATTTCCAAACGTATAACAGCACAGCTATCATCTACACGATTGCTTATTTCTGCTACAGCTGCTTTAGCCAATACCTCAAGAATGGATACCAACTGCGCCTGAAAATTGCAGCTGGCCATCTTGTCCAACCCAGGATTCTCTGTGATTAAGTAAATATAATTACAATTCTCTAACTAGCCAATGTGTAAGAAACAATCCGTTTATTTATAGTTCTAACACTATGGCAAATGGCTCAATTTGGTATGTGTAAGAAGAGAACGAGTCGCGCAAACAATGTTGTTGATAAATAGCAGCAATGTTGGAAGTGGGATATTCGTATGTAATCGCACTTCCGTTCAACTCATAAGGTATTACCGTAAATATGAGACTGCAACAGCCCTTCAAATGTGGTATAGTTTGACACTGGCAAAGTACC
Encoded proteins:
- the LOC115114630 gene encoding zinc finger protein 782-like; the protein is MASCNFQAQLVSILEVLAKAAVAEISNRVDDSCAVIRLEMTQSQRDIDVLKKKCQMMESELKKTRGRVRRKGFYPMLSERSSYPVKIVLNKQRSNSQWGEDNMAVEEDSHLHPTDVEQRVETEPILIKDEETAEDMWKTDPQEELRITGEEPGSKPGKPPSFEQRHCDEDFITQPNISPRDSVEHYPNSDRPEEPGTPRLSSTKVFSTEQHRPDEDSLNLVMVKDEKEEELDQTTTLAGPDQFVMDDNDRQLWTSVGPGRNTDPDGHPDFSFHSTEEYSQNISIFPSHSGLPSIPTMTNEVGPPLHSSIWKPHANMFSAAKHIKRHVRTSADENRQQMPEGQSSETLNSNNVGNSLALQSRQHQYRASEATVRLSECMTGSNMATTSTFSEYSLSRSSFNMVKRMRTQWRSGGTTERRFSCTFCGKSFQRLCQLKVHLRSHTGEKPYTCDQCGRSFTQQCNLIRHAMVHSGEKPYKCTQCGKCFTRRSKMTSHQRTHIGESPVSQYVIPAYPGDPHTSLM